In Oryza sativa Japonica Group chromosome 11, ASM3414082v1, the following are encoded in one genomic region:
- the LOC9268461 gene encoding suppressor protein SRP40 has translation MSPRIPTRANLALAALLILLTIAATTLASAKCIAKNKPEGEEGEPSGAGAAAAHASPEKKPGSNGGLTTMSVGESVPEIKKDSSDDGAAVNESKKPKSSGGLTTLSVDDSQAEPADSIAEPVEDGTDDGEDESEKKKKKKKKKSKSKSSDDDDDDAEKKSKKKSKNSDDDEDDKKKSKKKPKNPDDDEDDKKKSKKKSSDEDNDGAKKKKKKKSKGKSSDEEDDEKPKKKSKSKSKSSSSDEEDEKKSKSEGQAAAKPKEEDEEGGSASASASTSAPKNEHHSGTMSLPDPDMIAQPVMQALNPVVKALCGKTDHADLCESSIGQLPQQPPAQLDDIGVLRLSMNALRAKVQEAISVATNRMGAASGDEVSKDAMGDCLQMYDDMKSNLDSADAALKKGDKDTAHTMLDSARTDVDTCEDGFSEREGLKPIMGDLDKILAELSSNTIAIASAIIE, from the coding sequence ATGTCTCCAAGGATCCCGACGAGGGCGaacctcgccctcgccgccctcctcatcctcctcaccatcgccgccaccaccctcgcATCGGCGAAGTGCATCGCGAAGAACAAACCCGAAGGCGAGGAGGGGGAACCCAGTGGTGCGGGCGCGGCTGCGGCCCACGCTTCACCGGAGAAGAAACCCGGCTCCAACGGCGGGTTAACCACCATGTCCGTCGGTGAGAGCGTACCGGAGATCAAGAAGGACTCCTCCGATGATGGCGCCGCCGTGAATGAGAGCAAGAAACCTAAATCCAGTGGCGGCTTGACTACCCTCTCCGTCGATGATAGTCAAGCAGAACCCGCGGACAGTATAGCAGAACCCGTGGAAGATggcaccgacgacggcgaggatgagtcggagaaaaagaagaagaagaagaagaagaaatccaAAAGCAAGAGctccgatgatgatgatgatgatgccgaGAAGAAATCCAAGAAGAAATCGAAGAACTCGGACGACGATGAAGATGACAAGAAGAAATCCAAGAAGAAACCCAAGAACCCGGACGACGATGAAGATGACAAGAAGAAATCGAAAAAGAAGAGCTCCGATGAAGACAACGACGgtgccaagaagaagaagaagaagaaatccaAGGGCAAGAGCTCcgatgaggaagatgatgaaAAGCCCAAGAAGAAATCCAAAAGCAAGagcaaatcctcctcctccgacgaaGAAGATGAGAAGAAATCAAAATCCGAGGGCCAAGCCGCGGCCAAACCaaaggaagaagacgaggaagGCGGCTCGGCATCGGCATCGGCATCGACATCGGCGCCGAAGAATGAGCACCACTCGGGCACCATGTCGCTCCCGGACCCGGACATGATCGCGCAGCCGGTGATGCAGGCGCTGAACCCAGTGGTGAAGGCGCTGTGCGGCAAGACGGACCACGCCGACCTGTGCGAGTCCTCCATCGGGCAGCtgccgcagcagccgccggcGCAGCTGGACGACATCGGCGTCCTCAGGCTCTCCATGAACGCGCTGCGCGCCAAGGTGCAGGAGGCGATCAGCGTGGCGACGAACAGGATGGGGGCGGCCTCCGGGGACGAGGTGTCCAAGGACGCCATGGGCGACTGCCTCCAGATGTACGACGACATGAAATCCAACCTGGACTCGGCGGACGCGGCGCTCAAGAAGGGGGACAAGGACACGGCGCACACCATGCTCGACTCCGCGCGCACCGACGTCGACACCTGCGAGGACGGCTTCAGCGAGCGGGAGGGGCTCAAGCCGATCATGGGCGACCTCGACAAGATCCTCGCCGAGCTCTCCAGCAACACCATCGCCATTGCCTCCGCCATAATTGAGTGA
- the LOC107276760 gene encoding uncharacterized protein produces MARPTHPMAMRLLKNIGRRAPASMACVSSAFSPGGCGVQVLPATTAAGVAFSETNKGYSELKQMYQAFCFNHPGLYDSDTGCDEYVKRMRAIVELVCRLEKEGQDWTSCTIEWDSERDLPIVPQWTPSSRTRTMTVGDRHALLAAAIVVAGAATLVAGAAVVSRQK; encoded by the exons ATGGCTCGACCCACCCACCCCATGGCGATGCGGCTGCTGAAGAACatcggccggcgagctccagcaTCCATGGCTTGTGTAAGCTCGGCCTTCTCCCCCGGTGGCTGCGGCGTGCAGGTcttgccggcgacgacggcggcgggcgtggcgtTCTCCGAGACCAATAAGGGTTACTCTGAACTGAAGCAGATGTACCAAGCTTTTTGTTTCAATCATCCTGGGCTCTATGACAG TGATACTGGTTGTGATGAATATGTGAAGAGAATGCGAGCAATCGTCGAGTTAGTTTGTCGTCTTGAAAAAGAAGGCCAG GACTGGACATCTTGCACCATTGAATGGGACAGCGAGAGGGACTTGCCGATTGTCCCGCAATGGACACCGTCATCCCGAACCCGAACCATGACAGTCGGTGATCGCCAtgccctgctcgccgccgccattgtcgtcgccggcgccgccaccctcgtcgccggcgccgctgttGTTTCCCGTCAAAAATGA